The following are from one region of the Coccinella septempunctata chromosome 7, icCocSept1.1, whole genome shotgun sequence genome:
- the LOC123317038 gene encoding LOW QUALITY PROTEIN: HEAT repeat-containing protein 6 (The sequence of the model RefSeq protein was modified relative to this genomic sequence to represent the inferred CDS: substituted 2 bases at 2 genomic stop codons), with amino-acid sequence MAILTDNRDVFKNLTASLSSLFISQSDGEKVFVKKILDDLNKLNFRYPTVENSTDAILLIQNCCTYVSHDDNILAPKCCRLITQLINLQKIQLEKRTFNDLMNWCLKILSLSEKTEYETTEVLILLDVFVRSTNIPIGHFIFTVLQPNSPLFKVLERVDSPMMLRYGLQFLEACTIIEEVQSEQTLDKLSKLMVKCVEIFQGNLLKLKKCEDASDLKIKIICFRGLDNIIRKFDNIVDTGHILGIIKHYMLLGVRDSECLEVKPVLPSSLSIPEPKSNSVREKKGGKVTRLRKHKVNKQIETPVAEDWMSTPQICSIDGNTKRLPLAQIITSDSDLSDSGIPKVVNLPRLQSRVRQMSLSLLFTVAKKLQKAMLTYWTSFIPEYAGSGRLFLTTCILEDPSMDCRAVALNLLLYMLTSSKLCLLQADSCDKSTAFTSFSAILGSMIVSLHECLNLALKDKITSVLVQVLKCYAALVEGTPYHRLSPGLVTEVVRNVSPLLQHKDPTVKTGALIVFGCILASEPVVEETKTLFLKTDLDENEENLEKGDSNLAPNLTAEEKKEFNKLPSILRKCLINLQPTNGDNVLLALIIHFNLCXIVXFQITDHAPLPVKIESIKIISCMCRNYFDCLVYPHLSLIGKAVCDCLSDKNFDLKLHTGRAIDCIGQSMGQFLQESEGRNEMEAEGVAFWLNLLNGPLTTLLASNVEVALRAVACCCLGSIGSKIFENLPIDKHFLIMTYILTCSRDEEQSLRSAAVRALGILSHFPILREDAGFVVDVADVLYGTLTDESSEVRVKCSWALGNFSDVLVLNSTNEDIEAFPTILLVKLLEKSVTATRMKNNDKIKANLARAIGNLLHLIGQDIFQKVEYKNIVASAADCLIKTASTAYSVKVRWNSCYAISLLLKNEAIYLDPPSWLESIFATLNKLVIDFKNFKVRTTAALALSSPSKRVFYGIHYQNTWTSLLRSLENTQHIDDYAEYQHKSRLIEQVCLSLAHLLSLSEIEDLPLMGESLNSYFDIAKTEMKRMYEILVPEKSNIIFTAAEHLKSFNDASLSAETKDALIILKDVILQDF; translated from the exons ATGGCAATTCTAACTGATAATCGGGATGTATTTAAAAATTTAACAGCAAGCTTATCCTCCTTGTTCATCAGTCAGTCAGATGGAGAGAAAGTATTCGTTAAAAAAATTCTAGACGATCTAAACAAGCTCAACTTCAGATATCCCACAGTGGAGAATTCAACA GATGCCATTCTTTTGATACAGAACTGTTGTACATACGTATCCCATGATGATAATATATTAGCACCAAAATGCTGTCGGCTAATAACACAACTgataaatttacagaaaattCAGTTGGAAAAGCGCACATTTAATGATTTAATGAATTGGTGTTTGAAGATATTATCTCTTTCAGAAAAAACAGAATATGAAACCACTGAAGTGCTTATATTATTAGATGTCTTTGTCAGGTCAACAAACATTCCTATAGGGCAT TTTATATTCACTGTACTTCAACCAAATAGTCCTCTTTTCAAAGTACTTGAAAGAGTGGACTCTCCTATGATGTTAAGGTATGGGCTACAATTTTTGGAAGCATGTACCATCATAGAAGAAGTACAGAGTGAACAAACTCTCGATAAACTGAGTAAATTAATGGTAAAATGTGTGGAAATTTTTCAAGGTAACTTGCTCAAGCTGAAAAAGTGTGAGGATGCTTCTGATTTGAAA ATCAAAATCATATGCTTTAGGGGACTAGACAACATAATACGTAAATTTGATAATATCGTAGATACAGGGCACATTCTCGGAATAATAAAACATTACATGCTGTTGGGTGTCAGAGACTCTGAGTGTTTAGAAGTGAAACCTGTTTTGCCATCTTCTCTCAGTATTCCTGAGCCAAAATCCAACAGTGTTCGGGAAAAGAAGGGAGGAAAG GTAACAAGGCTTCGTAAGCATAAAGTAAACAAACAGATTGAAACCCCAGTAGCTGAAGACTGGATGAGCACCCCCCAGATCTGCAGTATTGATGGAAACACAAA AAGACTTCCCCTGGCGCAAATTATAACAAGTGATTCAGATCTATCAGATTCAGGAATTCCCAAAGTAGTCAATCTTCCAAGGCTACAGTCTAGGGTTAGGCAGATGTCTTTATCTCTCTTATTTACAGTGGCAAAG AAATTACAAAAAGCTATGTTGACATATTGGACGAGTTTTATTCCAGAATATGCAGGATCTGGAAGGTTATTCTTAACCACATGTATTTTGGAGGATCCTTCAATGGATTGTAGAGCGGTTGCGCTAAACTTGCTGCTTTATATGTTGACATCATCTAAACTGTGTTTACTACAAGCAGATTCATG TGATAAAAGTACAGCATTCACTTCATTTTCCGCTATATTGGGATCTATGATTGTTAGTCTGCATGAGTGCCTAAATTTAGCATTAAAAGACAAAATAACATCAGTGTTGGTCCAGGTATTGAAGTGTTACGCCGCATTGGTAGAAGGGACACCATATCATCGACTAAGTCCGGGCCTGGTTACTGAAGTGGTTCGTAATGTGAGTCCCCTGCTTCAGCACAAAG ATCCCACAGTAAAAACTGGAGCATTAATTGTCTTCGGATGCATTTTGGCGTCCGAGCCAGTTGTGGAGGAAACGAAAACTCTCTTTCTCAAAACCGATTTGGATGAAAACGAAGAAAACCTCGAAAAAGGGGACTCCAATCTCGCGCCAAATTTAACTGCTGAGGAAAAGAAAGAATTCAACAAACTGCCGAGCATTCTGCGAAAATGTCTCATCAATTTGCAGCCAACAAACGGGGACAATGTACTTTTAGCGTTAATCATACATTTCAACCTTTGTTGAATCGTCTAATTTCAGATAACAGATCATGCACCTCTACCTGTAAAAATTGAATCTATCAAAATAATCTCCTGTATGTGTAGAAACTACTTCGATTGTCTTGTATACCCACATTTATCGTTAATAGGAAAAGCTGTGTGTGATTGTTTGTCGGATAAAAATTTCGATTTGAAACTTCATACTGGAAGGGCTATTGATTGCATTGGTCAATCTATGGGCCAGTTTTTGCAAGAGTCAG AAGGAAGAAATGAAATGGAGGCTGAAGGTGTGGCTTTTTGGCTGAATCTATTGAATGGACCTCTAACAACTCTATTGGCATCTAACGTAGAGGTTGCCTTGAGAGCTGTGGCTTGTTGTTGTTTGGGAAGTATTGGAtctaaaattttcgaaaacctACCG attgataaaCACTTTTTGATCATGACGTACATTCTCACTTGTAGTAGGGATGAAGAACAATCTTTAAGGAGTGCTGCAGTACGTGCACTGGGTATTTTATCACATTTTCCTATACTCAGGGAG GATGCTGGGTTCGTTGTTGATGTAGCTGACGTGTTATATGGAACCCTAACTGATGAAAGCAGCGAAGTTAGGGTGAAGTGTTCATGGGCATTAGGGAATTTCAGTGACGTCCTGGTGTTGAACAG CACCAATGAGGATATAGAAGCATTCCCCACAATATTGTTGGTGAAACTACTAGAAAAAAGTGTAACTGCAACGAGAATGAAAAACAACGATAAAATAAAAGCGAATTTAGCTAGGGCTATCGGCAACTTGCTTCATCTCATCGGtcaagatatttttcagaaaGTGGAGTATAAGAATATTGTGGCATCGGCCGCTGATTGCTTGATAAAAACTGCTTCAACCGCATATAGCGTGAAG GTTAGGTGGAACTCATGTTACGCCATCAGTCTGCTGTTGAAAAATGAGGCCATTTACTTGGATCCACCGAGTTGGCTT GAATCTATATTCGCCACTTTAAATAAACTTGTCATcgattttaaaaatttcaaagtgcGAACCACTGCCGCGTTAGCGTTATCGTCTCCTTCAAAGAGGGTATTTTATGGAATCCATTATCAGAACACCTGGACGTCACTCCTAAGATCTTTGGAAAATACTCAGCATATCGATGATTACGCTGAATATCAGCATAAAAGTCGTTTGATTGAACAG GTGTGCTTGAGCTTAGCCCATCTGCTATCCTTGTCAGAAATAGAGGATTTGCCTTTGATGGGGGAAAGTCTCAACTCATATTTCGACATTGCAAAGACTGAGATGAAACGCATGTATGAAATTCTCGTTCCAGAAAAATCGAACATAATATTTACAGCCGCCGAGCATTTAAAATCATTTAACGACGCCAGTCTGTCGGCGGAAACAAAGGATGCTTTAATTATACTCAAAGATGTAATTTTACAAGACTTTTAA